From Fibrobacter sp. UWT2, one genomic window encodes:
- a CDS encoding efflux RND transporter periplasmic adaptor subunit, translating into MTAQNQEKPQFDQGAIIKALQNALRTTCSKIGQMNEVLDIVRVVGEAKTFKTAALALAGEIADRHHAERVSIGMVKHDYVVLAAISHTDHFEGKMQVVRDLECAMEEAYEQDASIAYPPPDGGTPLATRIHEYYSKTYGVGHMLSVPVRRGEETIAVITCERGAHPFDDEESAQIHLVATLTSARIDELYRKSGWFGKRFARSAREGLAKLLGHEHTWAKLLGILLTAFVLFAALVPIPYRVSAPAMLKTDHITYLSAPFDGFIQSVKVKPGDIVYNGDELLRLDQKELKLEEADLMAQEQDNRREIQKAQANRQLADLRIQQAKLSQTLAKLKTVRYKLSRSVVRCESDSAVVIEGDLQKRVGSHVNQGGELFQLASIEEIYMEADVSELEVNNVRLGGEGFMAIKSRPDYVYRFRTTLMNPTASVKDQENTFAVRGEFVRATPPWFRPGMTGIAKIFAGKRTLWWILSHQAIDYLRLKLWW; encoded by the coding sequence ATGACCGCACAGAACCAGGAAAAGCCGCAGTTCGACCAGGGCGCCATCATCAAGGCGCTGCAGAACGCCCTGCGCACCACCTGTTCCAAGATCGGGCAGATGAACGAGGTCCTGGACATCGTGCGGGTTGTCGGCGAGGCGAAGACTTTCAAGACGGCGGCACTCGCACTCGCGGGCGAAATTGCCGACCGCCACCACGCCGAAAGGGTGAGCATCGGCATGGTCAAGCACGACTACGTGGTGCTCGCGGCCATAAGCCACACCGACCATTTCGAGGGCAAGATGCAGGTGGTGCGCGACCTGGAGTGCGCCATGGAAGAGGCCTACGAACAGGACGCCAGCATAGCCTACCCGCCCCCGGACGGCGGCACCCCGCTCGCCACCCGAATCCACGAGTACTACAGCAAGACTTACGGCGTGGGGCACATGCTATCGGTCCCGGTAAGGCGGGGCGAAGAGACCATCGCGGTAATCACCTGCGAACGCGGGGCCCACCCCTTCGACGACGAGGAGTCCGCCCAGATCCACCTGGTAGCAACGCTCACTAGCGCAAGGATAGACGAGCTCTACCGCAAGAGCGGCTGGTTCGGCAAGAGGTTCGCCCGTTCCGCGCGGGAGGGGTTAGCCAAGCTGCTGGGCCACGAACACACCTGGGCAAAACTGCTGGGCATCCTGCTTACGGCGTTCGTGCTTTTTGCGGCACTGGTGCCCATCCCCTACAGGGTAAGCGCCCCGGCCATGCTCAAGACCGACCACATCACCTACCTGAGCGCCCCCTTCGACGGGTTCATCCAGAGCGTGAAGGTGAAGCCGGGCGACATCGTGTACAATGGCGACGAGCTCTTGCGACTCGACCAGAAGGAACTCAAGCTAGAAGAGGCCGACCTGATGGCCCAGGAACAGGACAACCGCCGCGAAATACAGAAGGCCCAGGCGAACAGGCAGCTGGCCGACCTGCGCATACAGCAGGCCAAGCTTTCGCAGACACTGGCGAAATTAAAGACGGTGCGCTACAAGCTCTCGCGCTCGGTGGTGCGATGCGAATCGGACAGCGCGGTGGTCATCGAGGGCGACCTGCAAAAGCGCGTGGGGTCGCACGTGAACCAGGGCGGCGAGCTGTTCCAGCTGGCATCCATCGAAGAAATCTACATGGAGGCCGACGTGAGCGAACTCGAAGTGAACAACGTGCGGCTTGGCGGCGAGGGCTTCATGGCCATCAAGAGCCGTCCCGATTATGTGTACAGGTTCCGCACCACGCTCATGAACCCGACGGCAAGCGTCAAGGACCAGGAGAACACCTTCGCCGTGCGCGGCGAGTTCGTGCGGGCGACTCCCCCGTGGTTCCGTCCCGGCATGACAGGAATCGCGAAGATTTTCGCGGGCAAGCGCACGCTCTGGTGGATTCTTTCGCACCAGGCCATCGACTACTTGCGCCTGAAACTCTGGTGGTAA
- a CDS encoding DUF3990 domain-containing protein: MILFHGSNTDIAQIKLSKCRPNKDFGKGFYLTTIREQAVRMAQSVARMYGGSPTLNIYDFDNSVDKLGTLNIRHFDSPSVEWAKFVITNRNATKLKDPQEDSNIDGRFDLVIGPIANDDLALLFNIIHSKNFSNLPFYCHPSCNKAKYA, encoded by the coding sequence GTGATTCTCTTCCACGGTTCGAACACGGACATCGCCCAAATTAAACTGTCCAAGTGCCGTCCGAACAAGGATTTCGGCAAGGGGTTCTACCTTACCACCATTCGGGAGCAGGCTGTAAGGATGGCGCAAAGTGTGGCAAGAATGTATGGCGGCTCGCCCACCCTGAATATATACGATTTCGACAATTCGGTGGACAAACTGGGAACCCTGAACATCCGTCACTTTGATTCACCCAGCGTAGAATGGGCGAAATTCGTCATCACAAATCGAAACGCAACAAAACTGAAAGACCCGCAAGAAGACTCCAACATAGACGGTCGGTTCGACTTGGTCATAGGGCCGATTGCGAACGATGACTTGGCATTGCTATTCAATATCATCCATTCAAAAAATTTTAGTAATCTGCCATTTTATTGCCATCCATCTTGTAATAAGGCCAAGTATGCCTAA
- a CDS encoding DUF262 domain-containing protein, with protein MCKKLTIDTKIKTIGSLITEVKQGLVCVPPFQRDFVWTCDNIKDLFDSIKKNYPIGSLLLWKPSEKMNWEESRKVGPFELPQNNDQKWYVLDGFQRLSSMFGCLTNPDKSSFACDEQMYKSLFNLYYDLKNEEFFYPRNDVMKQPYQVPLHVLLSSSDFRQYSRTNIEPKIPKDEIDNLLDRADSLASRFIEYKIACIEINDANIEEAVEIFSRLNSKGVDISFDWMVNALSYKKNNFKFSDEITKTQRDLKEFGFEKTPRNVLFRCIQSSFGKLYFDQTDIEHLAQRDDFAKTTRETIPYIKKAVQFLHNELHVNKYKYLPYNMQLIFIMEFFRKISNPSEKQINDLKNWFWKTSYSNYFTVNSLTYQRKAYNQFIDYACGASSEIFYDDGEKNPYTTYAFPKKISLGAVRSKALILFLKTDNPNLQDEQYSDYIENHKNEIMLAEMSFVESLGLRYFERNNLVHMPKGNDISQQNKPSIFVNTNLEDSIILDYTLNNGSFIIGNGKKAFDTRWSECGDDSIYCYRDGVKSLFFNPDIVDFPQYQNIPEAFNFTSRCKSLVAGNVIILENSNGYFCAIKIIKITNNKKDLSERHHVEFRYHIYDSEKDNIDNIIKSIDSAASSIIEKLATPYYRKESFLLEKKIRFLEEQLAYHSKEFDAVYAKTINSVLDHMAYFIQKANIANALAEQNLKLQNNSLDEAIAKKQFALKQTNENELSKIINECIQHRNEWEKIKSLKS; from the coding sequence ATGTGCAAAAAACTTACTATTGACACAAAAATCAAAACAATAGGCTCGCTTATCACGGAAGTCAAGCAAGGGCTAGTCTGCGTCCCCCCCTTTCAGCGAGATTTTGTTTGGACTTGCGATAATATTAAGGATTTATTTGACAGCATTAAAAAAAATTACCCCATAGGTTCTCTTTTGCTATGGAAACCATCAGAAAAAATGAACTGGGAGGAATCCCGTAAAGTAGGACCATTCGAGCTACCCCAAAACAATGATCAAAAATGGTATGTTCTTGACGGATTTCAAAGACTTTCTTCAATGTTCGGTTGCTTGACAAACCCAGATAAATCAAGTTTTGCTTGTGATGAGCAAATGTATAAATCTTTGTTTAACTTATATTACGATTTAAAAAACGAAGAATTTTTCTACCCACGTAACGATGTAATGAAGCAACCGTATCAGGTCCCGCTTCACGTTTTATTGAGCAGCAGTGATTTTCGCCAATATTCTAGAACAAACATAGAGCCCAAAATACCTAAAGACGAAATCGACAATCTTTTAGATAGAGCAGACTCCCTAGCAAGTCGTTTCATCGAATATAAAATCGCTTGTATTGAAATTAATGATGCAAATATTGAAGAAGCCGTCGAAATCTTTTCTAGATTAAATTCTAAAGGCGTTGACATTTCTTTTGACTGGATGGTCAATGCGTTATCGTACAAAAAAAACAATTTTAAGTTTTCCGATGAAATTACAAAAACACAGCGCGATTTAAAAGAATTCGGATTTGAAAAAACACCAAGAAATGTTCTATTTCGTTGCATTCAAAGTTCTTTTGGCAAATTATATTTCGACCAAACTGACATTGAGCATTTAGCCCAACGAGATGATTTTGCAAAGACGACGAGAGAAACCATCCCCTATATCAAAAAGGCGGTACAATTCCTTCACAACGAATTGCATGTAAACAAATACAAATACCTGCCTTATAACATGCAGTTAATTTTTATAATGGAATTCTTTAGAAAGATTTCAAACCCCTCAGAAAAACAAATTAATGATTTAAAAAATTGGTTTTGGAAAACTTCATACAGCAATTATTTTACTGTCAACTCATTAACTTATCAACGAAAAGCATACAATCAATTTATTGATTACGCTTGTGGAGCATCTTCTGAAATCTTCTATGACGATGGAGAAAAAAATCCATACACCACATATGCGTTTCCAAAAAAAATCTCACTCGGAGCAGTGCGTTCAAAAGCATTGATTTTATTTTTAAAAACAGACAATCCCAATTTACAAGACGAACAGTATTCAGACTATATAGAGAACCACAAAAATGAAATAATGTTGGCGGAAATGTCTTTTGTGGAATCTCTTGGCTTACGTTATTTTGAACGTAACAACTTGGTACACATGCCAAAAGGAAATGACATTTCACAACAAAATAAACCTTCTATTTTTGTCAACACGAATTTAGAGGATTCTATAATTCTAGACTACACGCTAAACAATGGCAGTTTCATTATAGGAAACGGCAAAAAAGCATTCGACACACGATGGAGTGAATGTGGCGATGACAGTATTTATTGTTATCGAGACGGAGTCAAAAGCCTATTTTTCAATCCAGACATCGTAGATTTCCCTCAATATCAAAACATCCCTGAAGCATTTAATTTTACGTCAAGGTGCAAATCACTAGTTGCAGGGAATGTCATTATCCTAGAGAATTCAAACGGATATTTTTGCGCAATAAAAATAATTAAAATCACGAATAATAAAAAAGATCTTAGCGAACGACATCATGTTGAATTCAGATATCACATTTACGATTCGGAAAAAGATAATATCGACAATATAATCAAATCAATAGATTCCGCTGCAAGCTCTATTATTGAAAAATTAGCAACACCATATTATAGAAAAGAGTCTTTTCTTCTAGAAAAGAAAATTCGCTTTTTAGAAGAACAACTTGCATACCACAGTAAAGAATTTGATGCTGTATACGCAAAAACAATCAATTCTGTATTGGACCATATGGCCTACTTCATCCAAAAAGCTAACATTGCAAATGCACTTGCCGAACAAAATCTCAAATTGCAAAACAACTCATTAGATGAAGCCATCGCAAAGAAACAGTTCGCATTAAAGCAAACTAATGAAAATGAATTATCCAAAATTATTAACGAATGCATACAGCACCGAAACGAATGGGAAAAGATAAAAAGTCTTAAATCTTAA
- a CDS encoding DUF3791 domain-containing protein, which produces MDKKLIRYTVACVNEFAANKSLTEKQAFYYLCNHGAMDFLVEFYDVEHTLSFEDAINDLTLVSQQNGGKIQ; this is translated from the coding sequence ATGGACAAGAAACTGATCAGATATACCGTTGCATGCGTCAACGAGTTCGCCGCAAACAAGAGCCTCACCGAAAAGCAGGCTTTTTATTATCTATGCAATCACGGAGCGATGGATTTCCTTGTCGAATTCTACGATGTGGAGCATACGCTTTCATTTGAAGACGCCATCAACGACCTGACGCTAGTCAGCCAGCAGAACGGAGGGAAGATACAGTGA
- a CDS encoding FISUMP domain-containing protein, with protein MKTIKKIGLVSAVAFAMLAFSACDDSSSASSDETGTSSSSVETSDLDESSSSVDKKSSGNESTEKDKSSSSVKGSEPAEVSSSSAKETKNSSDSKSSSSVKTDDSSSSNKDVSSSSVSSSSSENQSSSSSVKQSSSSVASSSSEYKPYNHQKVFSSDSLLSGAYKKFTDERNGRMYYYLTINGKNQDGESASVTVMAENLNIGEMVDGTKEQSNDSKIERYCYNDDTTNCDKYGGLYQWAEAMQLPSECNTKSCADKIKPNHQGICPKGWRLLTYDDFYIVVHADGNVNPLVEGVRAQGFGGHNYCGYSLIGAGYNWGYKFRAKDESAYWHYPEEGHSNDVNIASFVGLQTKSSTSNSTQDTYKTHGFSVRCVKQTDLNNNK; from the coding sequence ATGAAAACGATTAAGAAAATTGGCCTGGTGAGCGCTGTAGCTTTTGCAATGCTTGCGTTCTCGGCTTGCGATGACTCTTCTTCGGCTAGTTCCGACGAAACCGGTACTTCCAGTTCATCGGTAGAAACTTCTGATTTGGATGAGTCGTCATCTTCTGTTGACAAGAAGTCGTCGGGAAATGAATCTACAGAAAAAGACAAGTCTTCCAGTAGTGTCAAGGGTTCCGAGCCCGCCGAAGTGTCCAGTAGTTCCGCAAAAGAAACAAAGAATTCATCTGACTCCAAGAGTTCAAGTTCTGTAAAGACGGATGATTCTTCTAGCAGTAACAAGGATGTGTCCAGTTCGTCGGTTAGTTCTTCATCTAGTGAAAACCAAAGTAGCAGTTCTTCAGTGAAACAATCTTCTTCGTCAGTTGCTTCGAGTAGCAGTGAGTATAAACCCTACAATCATCAAAAGGTTTTTTCTTCTGATAGTCTTCTTTCCGGTGCTTATAAAAAATTTACAGATGAACGCAATGGACGTATGTATTATTATCTTACAATTAACGGGAAAAATCAGGATGGCGAGTCCGCTTCTGTAACGGTAATGGCAGAAAATCTGAACATTGGGGAAATGGTCGATGGAACAAAGGAACAATCGAATGATTCGAAAATTGAACGTTATTGTTATAACGACGATACAACGAATTGCGATAAATATGGTGGACTTTACCAATGGGCGGAAGCGATGCAGTTGCCGAGTGAGTGCAATACCAAGAGTTGTGCTGACAAAATTAAGCCGAATCACCAAGGAATTTGCCCAAAAGGCTGGCGCTTGCTGACATACGACGATTTCTACATCGTTGTTCATGCAGACGGGAACGTTAATCCCCTTGTGGAGGGGGTGCGCGCCCAAGGGTTCGGTGGACATAACTATTGCGGATATAGTTTGATTGGGGCTGGATATAATTGGGGTTATAAGTTTAGAGCTAAAGATGAGTCTGCTTATTGGCACTATCCAGAAGAAGGTCATTCTAACGATGTTAATATTGCTTCTTTTGTTGGTCTTCAAACAAAAAGTTCGACTTCAAATAGTACACAGGATACATACAAAACGCACGGATTTTCTGTTCGCTGTGTAAAACAGACTGATTTAAATAATAATAAATAG
- a CDS encoding AAA family ATPase codes for MIKNIRFSKYKIFKNEQTLSLKPVTVIFGKNNSGKSAILKIPSILHSALNCQSAEVFDPTKNELHIEDMRNLVYGQRHRAVSFCFEDNNENSLEFSFYVNEENGHSKIERWKAQNKNEKIGLEPGEDDERHDLITKNPVPGVYFNGITPSHDKYKLFAQQIINALRFNIDYIGAFRWLPYTFLQSNTFKSCEENDGRINYQFLIDDSKTVNQELLKKVSQWYETNFNGWKIKVNRDRDPVYSIEIEHPGEERLNINITDAGVGIAQSLPIVTRACRTCDEPTIIVLEEPETHLHPAAHGNLAELIALSTKNDCNKSYLVETHSINFILRLRRLIAEEKLSVDDVALYSVEFDENECCSKLVSVEINKDGSVNYWPEGVFEETLAESIAIFEAQNKE; via the coding sequence ATGATAAAAAACATTCGCTTTAGCAAGTATAAAATTTTCAAAAACGAACAGACGCTTTCTTTAAAACCCGTCACAGTAATTTTTGGGAAAAACAATTCTGGCAAAAGCGCCATTCTCAAAATACCCTCCATTTTACATTCAGCACTTAATTGTCAATCTGCTGAAGTATTTGATCCAACAAAGAACGAACTACATATCGAGGATATGAGAAACCTTGTATATGGTCAGCGTCATAGAGCAGTTTCATTCTGTTTTGAAGACAACAATGAGAATTCACTTGAATTTTCTTTTTATGTCAATGAAGAAAATGGCCATTCAAAAATAGAACGCTGGAAAGCTCAAAACAAAAACGAAAAAATTGGTCTTGAACCTGGTGAGGACGACGAACGTCATGATCTTATAACAAAAAATCCCGTTCCAGGAGTGTATTTTAATGGAATTACGCCAAGTCATGACAAATACAAGCTCTTTGCACAACAAATTATAAACGCATTGCGTTTCAACATCGATTACATTGGAGCATTTCGTTGGCTTCCATATACATTTTTACAATCAAACACTTTTAAATCTTGTGAAGAAAATGATGGGCGCATCAATTACCAGTTTTTAATTGATGATTCTAAAACCGTTAATCAAGAACTTCTAAAAAAAGTTTCTCAATGGTATGAAACCAATTTCAACGGATGGAAAATAAAGGTAAATCGTGATAGAGATCCGGTTTACTCCATTGAAATTGAGCATCCAGGCGAAGAAAGATTGAACATAAATATTACAGATGCTGGCGTAGGCATTGCCCAATCCCTTCCGATTGTTACGCGAGCATGCCGCACATGCGATGAACCGACCATTATTGTATTAGAAGAACCGGAAACGCATTTACATCCGGCAGCTCATGGAAACCTTGCAGAATTAATCGCCTTAAGCACAAAAAATGATTGCAACAAATCTTACCTTGTAGAAACCCACTCCATCAATTTTATTCTACGCTTAAGAAGACTAATTGCAGAAGAGAAACTTTCTGTTGACGATGTCGCCCTTTATTCAGTAGAATTTGATGAAAACGAGTGCTGTAGCAAACTCGTTTCAGTCGAAATAAATAAAGATGGTTCAGTAAATTACTGGCCAGAAGGTGTTTTTGAAGAAACATTGGCAGAATCGATAGCTATTTTTGAAGCACAGAATAAGGAATAA